One genomic region from Campylobacter concisus encodes:
- the htpG gene encoding molecular chaperone HtpG — protein sequence MADKFEFQTEVNDLLNLMIHSLYSNKEIFLRELISNSNDALDKLNYLCLTDEKYKSLSYTPRIDIKVDDKAKTLTISDNGIGMDKDELIENLGTIARSGTKGFMKNLSGDAKKDSSLIGQFGVGFYSAFMVANKIEVISQRALGDKAYKWTSDAKSYEIEEASKESFGTDITLYLNDDEFANSWRIEEIVKKYSNHIPYPIFMDKQSYVAPKEGEKEGTYETKNEQINKANALWRLNKASLKEQDYNDFYKQISHDSSDPLLYIHTKAEGKIEYSTLFYVPSSEPFDLFRVDYQSGVKLYVKRVFITDDAKELLPPYLRFIKGIIDVEDLPLNVSREILQENAIMRSVKEQSVKKILSELAKLKDNDREKYIKFYKLFGKVLKEGLYGFSAEKEQILDLCLFKSSKRDGLISLKEYKEAMKDDQKSIYYISGNNENMLRNSPLLESFKKNDIEVLIMDEEIDTIVMPMVNEFDKTPIKSISHADINDEIKSDKKVDESKVANTLVKMKEILKDEVKDVKLSSRLSSSAAVLIYDKNDPDFAMQEMLKQMGQGANAPKVKPILEINADHEIFAKLEKNEAMIYEIAPLLLDMARLNEGMSLENPVKFSELLTKVMLKAI from the coding sequence ATGGCAGATAAATTTGAATTTCAAACCGAGGTTAATGACCTTCTAAATTTAATGATTCACTCTCTTTACTCAAACAAAGAGATATTTTTAAGAGAGCTCATCTCAAACTCAAATGACGCTCTTGACAAGCTAAACTACCTTTGCTTGACTGATGAAAAGTATAAAAGTCTAAGCTACACTCCAAGGATAGACATCAAAGTAGATGATAAGGCTAAGACTTTAACCATCAGTGACAATGGTATTGGTATGGATAAGGACGAGCTTATTGAAAATTTAGGCACGATAGCAAGAAGTGGCACAAAAGGTTTTATGAAAAATTTAAGCGGCGATGCAAAAAAAGATAGTTCGCTAATAGGCCAGTTTGGTGTTGGCTTTTACTCAGCCTTTATGGTAGCAAACAAGATCGAAGTCATCAGCCAAAGAGCACTTGGCGATAAGGCCTACAAATGGACATCTGATGCAAAAAGCTACGAGATAGAAGAGGCCAGCAAAGAGAGCTTTGGTACTGATATCACTTTGTATCTAAATGACGATGAGTTTGCAAATTCTTGGCGCATTGAAGAGATAGTCAAGAAGTATTCAAACCACATTCCTTATCCTATATTTATGGATAAGCAAAGCTATGTTGCTCCAAAAGAAGGTGAAAAAGAAGGCACTTATGAGACCAAAAACGAGCAAATAAATAAGGCAAATGCGCTTTGGAGGCTAAATAAAGCTAGCCTTAAAGAGCAAGATTATAACGACTTTTATAAGCAAATTTCTCACGACAGTAGCGATCCTCTCCTTTATATTCATACAAAGGCTGAAGGCAAGATCGAGTACTCGACGCTATTTTATGTGCCAAGCTCTGAGCCATTTGATCTATTTAGGGTTGATTATCAAAGTGGCGTAAAACTTTATGTAAAAAGAGTTTTTATCACAGATGATGCAAAAGAACTCTTGCCGCCATATTTAAGATTTATCAAGGGTATCATTGATGTTGAGGATCTGCCATTAAATGTGAGCCGTGAAATTTTACAAGAAAATGCGATCATGAGAAGTGTCAAAGAACAAAGCGTGAAGAAAATTTTAAGCGAGCTTGCAAAGCTAAAAGATAATGACCGTGAAAAATACATAAAATTTTACAAACTATTTGGTAAGGTTTTAAAAGAAGGTCTTTATGGATTTAGTGCTGAAAAAGAGCAAATTTTGGATCTTTGTCTATTTAAAAGCTCAAAAAGAGATGGTTTAATTAGCCTAAAAGAGTACAAAGAAGCAATGAAAGATGATCAAAAGTCGATCTATTATATCAGTGGCAACAACGAAAATATGCTAAGAAATTCTCCACTTCTTGAGAGCTTTAAGAAAAATGATATTGAGGTTCTTATTATGGATGAAGAGATAGATACGATCGTTATGCCAATGGTGAATGAATTCGACAAAACTCCTATAAAATCTATCTCGCACGCTGATATTAATGACGAGATAAAAAGCGATAAAAAGGTAGATGAGAGTAAAGTTGCAAATACACTTGTTAAAATGAAAGAAATTTTAAAAGATGAAGTTAAAGACGTAAAACTTAGCTCAAGACTCTCAAGCTCTGCTGCGGTGCTTATCTATGATAAAAACGATCCTGACTTTGCTATGCAAGAGATGCTAAAACAAATGGGACAAGGTGCAAACGCTCCAAAAGTTAAGCCGATCTTGGAAATCAATGCTGATCATGAAATTTTTGCAAAACTAGAGAAGAATGAGGCTATGATTTACGAGATCGCGCCTTTACTTCTTGATATGGCAAGGTTAAATGAAGGCATGAGCCTAGAAAATCCAGTTAAATTTTCAGAGCTACTAACGAAAGTTATGCTAAAAGCTATCTAA
- a CDS encoding ABC transporter substrate-binding protein, with protein sequence MAEIWGEKSVKRAHEFNDYFNDNIKFVSQKIANLTPKKRVLVLNYNSGNFNTISSKDIGAEYISVAGGINLSSELSDDDFKISKAINEEQVIIFNPDIIITNSQKSADAIAKNASFAKLKAVQNGEIFVVPSGVYLWNVRSAEGALYPLWLAKTFYPEQFSDLNLEQKTREFYERFYNYKLSDSELKEILHPKGEF encoded by the coding sequence ATCGCTGAAATTTGGGGTGAAAAGAGCGTAAAAAGGGCGCATGAGTTTAATGACTATTTTAACGACAACATAAAATTTGTAAGTCAAAAAATAGCAAATTTAACGCCAAAAAAGAGAGTTTTGGTGCTTAACTACAACTCAGGAAACTTTAATACCATCAGCTCAAAAGATATCGGCGCAGAGTATATTAGCGTGGCCGGTGGTATAAATTTAAGCTCAGAGCTAAGTGATGATGATTTTAAAATTTCAAAAGCGATAAACGAAGAGCAAGTCATCATCTTTAACCCAGATATCATCATCACAAATTCACAAAAAAGTGCCGATGCTATCGCCAAAAACGCATCATTTGCTAAGCTAAAAGCTGTGCAAAATGGAGAAATTTTTGTAGTGCCAAGTGGTGTTTATCTTTGGAATGTAAGAAGTGCTGAAGGTGCGTTATATCCGCTTTGGCTGGCTAAGACATTTTACCCAGAGCAATTTAGTGATCTAAATTTAGAGCAAAAAACAAGAGAGTTTTACGAGAGATTTTATAACTACAAGCTAAGTGATAGCGAGCTAAAAGAAATTTTGCACCCAAAGGGTGAATTTTGA
- the sdhB gene encoding 8-methylmenaquinol:fumarate reductase iron-sulfur subunit, whose protein sequence is MKIIIDRFDGTKKYESTYELTNEEIAGKTLLTVLLDIKQKKDATLNFTASCRSAICGACAVRVNGHSYLACDTKMNELLAEYDNPESIRISPLGNFRVISDLMVDWEPSIENLRKIRPSITAKSEFSAEKGCKQSQKEYEKVALEWDCILCGACASECNKLEADASDYMQPFVFVHAYRAAFDSRSKDPMPHLKPAIDNGLWMCVKCQECADRCPKGISACKDITDLRIMAIQKGFDDGMGPDHAEAFLTDLVDGSGRLNEIKLALRSEGVFRNMGKMDIAANLMLAGKMNPLHIFGEEDIEGHDDLVKMINAARKAASKE, encoded by the coding sequence ATGAAAATTATTATCGACCGTTTTGACGGAACTAAAAAATATGAATCAACTTATGAACTAACAAATGAAGAGATCGCAGGGAAAACTCTTTTAACAGTGCTTCTTGATATCAAACAAAAAAAGGATGCGACGCTAAATTTCACAGCATCTTGCCGCTCAGCGATATGCGGTGCGTGCGCTGTTAGAGTAAATGGCCACTCATATCTAGCCTGTGATACGAAGATGAATGAGCTTTTGGCGGAGTATGACAATCCAGAGAGCATAAGAATTTCTCCACTTGGAAATTTCAGGGTTATATCTGATCTTATGGTGGACTGGGAGCCAAGTATCGAAAATTTACGCAAGATTAGGCCTAGCATCACTGCTAAGTCAGAATTTAGCGCAGAAAAAGGCTGTAAGCAAAGCCAAAAAGAGTATGAAAAAGTAGCGCTTGAATGGGACTGCATACTTTGCGGTGCGTGCGCTAGCGAGTGTAATAAACTTGAAGCTGATGCGAGCGATTATATGCAGCCATTTGTATTTGTTCATGCTTATAGAGCGGCCTTTGATTCACGTAGTAAAGATCCTATGCCGCACCTAAAACCAGCTATAGATAATGGGCTTTGGATGTGTGTAAAATGCCAAGAGTGCGCTGATCGCTGTCCAAAAGGCATAAGCGCATGCAAAGATATAACTGATCTTCGCATTATGGCTATACAAAAAGGCTTTGATGATGGTATGGGACCAGATCATGCTGAGGCGTTTTTAACCGATCTAGTTGATGGCTCAGGCAGACTAAATGAGATCAAGCTTGCACTTCGCTCTGAGGGAGTGTTTAGAAATATGGGCAAAATGGATATCGCTGCAAATTTAATGCTTGCAGGTAAGATGAATCCGCTTCATATTTTCGGCGAAGAGGACATAGAAGGACATGATGATCTAGTAAAAATGATAAATGCGGCTCGCAAAGCTGCTAGTAAGGAGTAA
- a CDS encoding ABC transporter ATP-binding protein — protein sequence MKFKIKNLSCGYDKKVVIENFNANLQDGDIFCLLGSNGVSKTTTFKTILGFLKPLGGEILIDGKDALKMSEKERASFISYVPQAHTPPFAFSVFDVVMMSANARLGIFERPSKKDEEIALDALKTLNLESFKDKIYTDLSGGERQMVLIARALAQRSKVMLLDEPTANLDFGNQMRVLKEIKKLAKQGYIIILTSHQPEQVFYLNAKVAMLGRDKNYIYSEASEVMSSENLKKIYGVDIRVVKNIIDEREHYSCVMVD from the coding sequence GTGAAATTTAAGATCAAAAATTTAAGCTGCGGCTACGATAAAAAGGTCGTTATAGAAAATTTCAATGCAAATTTACAAGATGGCGACATCTTTTGCCTGCTTGGTAGCAACGGTGTTAGCAAAACGACGACGTTTAAGACGATACTTGGCTTTTTAAAGCCACTTGGGGGAGAAATTTTAATAGACGGCAAAGACGCGCTAAAGATGAGCGAGAAAGAGCGAGCAAGCTTTATAAGCTACGTCCCGCAAGCTCACACTCCGCCATTTGCCTTTAGCGTTTTTGACGTGGTGATGATGAGTGCAAATGCAAGGCTTGGTATATTTGAGCGGCCTAGCAAAAAGGATGAAGAAATAGCGTTAGATGCGTTAAAGACGCTAAATTTAGAGAGCTTTAAAGATAAAATTTATACCGATCTAAGTGGCGGCGAGCGGCAAATGGTGCTCATAGCTAGGGCATTAGCGCAACGCTCAAAGGTGATGCTACTTGACGAGCCAACGGCAAATTTAGACTTTGGCAACCAAATGCGAGTTTTAAAAGAGATAAAAAAGCTCGCAAAGCAAGGCTACATTATCATCCTGACCTCACATCAGCCAGAGCAGGTCTTTTATCTAAACGCAAAAGTTGCGATGCTTGGGCGTGATAAAAACTACATCTACAGCGAGGCTAGCGAGGTGATGAGTAGCGAAAATTTAAAGAAAATTTACGGCGTAGATATACGAGTGGTGAAAAATATCATCGATGAGCGCGAGCATTACTCTTGCGTGATGGTGGATTAA
- a CDS encoding 2-oxoglutarate ferredoxin oxidoreductase subunit beta — protein MAFNYDKYLRTDKMPTLWCWGCGDGVILKALIRAIDTMGWDMNDVCVVSGIGCSGRFSGYLDCNTIHTTHGRAVAYATGVKMANPDKHVIVVTGDGDGLAIGGNHTIHGCRRNIGLNHILINNFIYALTNSQTSPTTPKGMWTVTAQYGNIDPSFDACKLATAAGASFVARGSVIEPEKLTKLFVEGFSHDGYSFFDVFSNCHINLGRKNKMGEAVKNLEWIKGRTTSKVKFDMLSDEEKKGIFPLGVLHKDEEKIEYTKAYDMVRRAAMSGQAIDFKELA, from the coding sequence ATGGCTTTTAATTATGATAAATACTTACGAACAGATAAAATGCCTACTCTTTGGTGCTGGGGCTGTGGTGACGGCGTCATACTAAAGGCGCTCATCCGCGCGATCGACACTATGGGCTGGGATATGAATGATGTTTGCGTGGTATCAGGCATAGGCTGCTCTGGCCGTTTTAGCGGATATCTTGACTGCAATACCATCCACACAACTCACGGTAGAGCCGTAGCCTACGCCACTGGTGTAAAGATGGCAAATCCAGATAAGCACGTCATCGTGGTAACTGGCGATGGCGACGGGCTAGCGATCGGAGGCAACCACACGATACACGGATGCCGCCGAAATATCGGGCTAAATCACATCCTAATAAATAACTTCATCTACGCACTAACAAACTCGCAAACCAGCCCAACTACGCCAAAGGGCATGTGGACGGTCACAGCGCAATACGGCAACATCGATCCTAGCTTTGACGCCTGTAAGCTCGCAACCGCCGCAGGTGCTAGCTTCGTCGCGCGCGGAAGCGTCATCGAGCCAGAGAAGCTTACAAAGCTCTTTGTAGAGGGCTTTAGCCACGATGGATACAGCTTTTTTGATGTATTTTCAAACTGCCATATAAATTTAGGTCGCAAGAACAAAATGGGCGAGGCGGTGAAAAATTTAGAGTGGATAAAGGGCCGCACGACGAGCAAGGTTAAATTTGACATGTTAAGTGATGAGGAGAAAAAGGGTATTTTCCCACTTGGTGTACTTCATAAAGATGAAGAAAAGATTGAATATACCAAGGCTTACGACATGGTAAGAAGGGCTGCTATGAGCGGCCAAGCGATCGATTTTAAGGAGCTAGCATGA
- the sdhE gene encoding 8-methylmenaquinol:fumarate reductase membrane anchor subunit encodes MQNEFAFFPGCVLSQAAKEAKMSLEAIAPILGWKLHEIKGWSCCGAQQAQDVDPIATLVANARNIALAEQMNMPMLTTCSTCMLTLTRAKTTLDKGAKDRINTFLAEGNMKYNGSTEITSLLWVLYQNVETLRAKVVKPLSGLKVALFYGCHSLRPEKDLHNRESSVNPKSFETVVGALGATIVPFEKRLDCCGFHASYPAGTSVRKMSSQIVNNADENGADVVVTPCPLCQMQLDIYQERYQDENHSNVRKPIIHLSQLVGLALGLSVEDLGLDLNIIDATKIA; translated from the coding sequence ATGCAAAACGAATTCGCTTTTTTCCCAGGATGCGTACTCTCTCAAGCAGCTAAAGAGGCTAAGATGTCGCTTGAGGCTATCGCTCCGATACTTGGCTGGAAGCTTCACGAGATAAAGGGCTGGAGCTGCTGTGGTGCCCAACAAGCACAAGACGTCGATCCTATCGCTACGCTTGTGGCAAATGCTAGAAATATAGCGCTTGCTGAACAGATGAATATGCCTATGCTTACGACATGCTCAACTTGCATGCTAACTCTAACAAGAGCTAAAACTACGCTTGATAAGGGTGCAAAGGACCGCATAAATACTTTCTTGGCTGAGGGTAATATGAAATACAATGGTTCAACCGAGATCACAAGCCTTCTTTGGGTGCTTTATCAAAACGTAGAAACGCTAAGAGCAAAGGTTGTTAAACCACTTAGCGGGCTAAAAGTAGCGCTATTTTACGGCTGCCACAGTCTAAGGCCTGAAAAAGATCTGCACAATAGAGAAAGCTCAGTCAATCCAAAGAGCTTTGAAACTGTTGTAGGCGCACTTGGTGCTACTATCGTGCCATTTGAGAAAAGACTTGATTGCTGTGGTTTCCACGCTAGTTATCCAGCTGGCACATCTGTAAGAAAAATGTCAAGTCAGATCGTAAATAACGCCGATGAAAACGGCGCTGACGTAGTTGTCACACCATGCCCGCTTTGTCAAATGCAACTTGACATCTACCAAGAGAGATATCAAGATGAGAACCACTCAAACGTGAGAAAGCCAATCATTCACCTATCTCAGCTTGTAGGTCTTGCACTTGGACTATCTGTTGAAGATCTTGGACTTGATCTAAACATCATCGACGCTACCAAGATAGCGTAA
- a CDS encoding class I SAM-dependent methyltransferase, which produces MQGLVDYQAILERVFSPTLQKVKGKDGGVNWDDYADMYNEMTGMETASTLNLLSNLPITKDDSVLDVGCGPARLSVPLAKLAKSVSALDPFAKMLEYAKKMQKRLE; this is translated from the coding sequence ATGCAAGGGTTGGTTGATTATCAAGCGATTTTGGAGCGAGTGTTTTCGCCTACTTTGCAAAAAGTAAAAGGCAAAGATGGCGGCGTAAACTGGGATGATTATGCAGATATGTATAACGAGATGACCGGCATGGAGACGGCTTCTACGCTAAATTTACTCTCAAATTTACCTATCACAAAAGATGACAGCGTGCTTGACGTGGGATGTGGTCCAGCAAGGCTTAGCGTGCCACTTGCAAAGCTAGCAAAGAGTGTAAGCGCGCTAGATCCGTTTGCGAAAATGCTTGAATACGCTAAAAAAATGCAAAAGAGGCTGGAGTAA
- the sdhA gene encoding 8-methylmenaquinol:fumarate reductase flavoprotein subunit, translating to MSEKFTRREFLQSACISVGALATTAGATNVFAGELPKGNENGLPSVDVLIIGSGGAGLRAATAVRKQYPNSTVVVTTKMMPSRNATCMAEGGINGVTDFSNGDSFKLHAYDTVKGAAYLADQDAVVKFCEAAGAVIHELDHNGMLFSRIDNGDVSRKDNGDVAFRFMGGASKKRCNYAADKTGHILMHACLDDAITAGVKFLMDHELLEIGLEDGKVEGVVLRNIQDGQIYPVLCKSLVIATGGYTRIFYNRTSVPFIATGDGIAAALKAGLGFEDPEMLQFHPTGVQNGGTLITEAARGEGGYLLNNKGERFMKNYHEKMELAPRDVVARAIETEIREGRGFGEGMSAYVLCDVRHLGKDTIMKKLPKIRHTAMLFQNIDLIEQPVPIRPTAHYSMGGIEVAKFDDMSTKIPGIYVGGEASCVSIHGANRLGGNSLTDAVVTGDLAGKGAGAYAQNAKFASGKKTSELAKMWQDKFKAIATGEGGVNDMYALREELGKNNWDLMGIFRTGAKLDQLSKNLEAIQAKYDTLKVPNQNPVMNTAFTDYVELGNLILLSRAACLAAQNRLESRGAHTREDYPKRDDVNFLKHSIVTLKDGKLELSYKDVVTGIFSLDGKKPE from the coding sequence ATGAGTGAAAAATTTACCAGAAGAGAATTTCTACAAAGTGCCTGTATCAGCGTAGGTGCGCTAGCTACAACAGCTGGTGCGACCAATGTTTTTGCTGGTGAGTTGCCAAAAGGTAATGAAAATGGCTTACCATCTGTTGATGTGCTAATAATCGGCTCTGGTGGTGCTGGACTTCGTGCAGCAACAGCCGTTCGCAAGCAATATCCAAACTCAACCGTCGTTGTCACTACAAAGATGATGCCATCTCGCAATGCAACCTGTATGGCGGAGGGTGGCATAAACGGCGTTACTGACTTTAGTAATGGTGATAGCTTCAAGCTTCACGCTTATGACACAGTTAAAGGTGCGGCTTATCTTGCCGATCAAGATGCAGTTGTGAAATTTTGCGAGGCAGCAGGCGCAGTCATACATGAGCTAGATCACAATGGTATGCTCTTTTCTCGTATAGACAATGGCGATGTGTCCCGTAAAGATAATGGTGATGTTGCGTTTCGCTTCATGGGTGGCGCTAGCAAAAAGCGCTGTAACTACGCAGCTGATAAAACTGGTCACATTTTGATGCATGCTTGTCTTGATGACGCTATCACAGCTGGCGTTAAATTTCTAATGGATCACGAGCTGCTTGAGATCGGTCTTGAAGATGGCAAGGTTGAGGGCGTCGTTCTTCGCAACATCCAAGATGGTCAAATTTACCCAGTTCTTTGCAAATCTCTTGTTATCGCAACTGGCGGATACACTAGAATTTTTTATAACCGCACATCAGTTCCATTTATAGCAACTGGTGATGGCATCGCTGCTGCGCTTAAAGCAGGTCTTGGTTTTGAAGACCCTGAGATGCTTCAGTTTCACCCAACTGGCGTTCAAAATGGTGGCACATTAATCACAGAAGCTGCTCGCGGCGAGGGTGGATACTTGTTAAACAACAAGGGCGAGCGCTTTATGAAAAACTATCACGAAAAGATGGAGCTAGCTCCACGTGATGTTGTCGCTCGTGCGATCGAGACAGAAATTCGCGAAGGCAGAGGCTTTGGTGAGGGCATGAGCGCTTACGTACTTTGTGACGTTCGCCACCTTGGCAAAGATACTATTATGAAAAAGCTTCCAAAAATTCGCCACACAGCTATGCTTTTCCAAAATATCGATCTAATCGAGCAACCAGTGCCTATCCGTCCAACAGCTCACTACTCAATGGGCGGTATAGAGGTAGCTAAATTTGATGATATGAGCACAAAAATTCCTGGAATTTATGTAGGTGGTGAGGCTTCATGCGTGTCTATCCACGGTGCAAACCGCCTTGGCGGAAACAGCCTAACTGATGCAGTTGTAACTGGCGATCTAGCTGGCAAAGGTGCTGGTGCTTACGCTCAAAATGCAAAATTTGCAAGCGGCAAAAAGACTTCTGAGCTAGCAAAAATGTGGCAGGATAAATTTAAAGCCATAGCAACAGGCGAGGGCGGTGTGAACGACATGTACGCACTTCGTGAAGAGCTTGGTAAAAACAACTGGGATCTAATGGGTATCTTTAGAACTGGCGCAAAATTAGATCAGCTCTCTAAAAATTTAGAAGCTATCCAAGCAAAATATGACACCCTTAAAGTGCCAAATCAAAACCCAGTCATGAACACAGCATTTACTGACTATGTCGAGCTTGGCAACCTTATACTTCTTTCTCGTGCAGCATGCCTTGCAGCGCAAAATCGTCTTGAGAGCCGTGGCGCTCACACAAGAGAGGACTATCCAAAAAGAGATGATGTAAATTTCTTAAAACACAGCATAGTCACACTAAAAGACGGCAAGCTTGAACTTAGCTACAAAGACGTTGTGACAGGCATATTTTCACTTGACGGCAAGAAGCCAGAGTAA
- a CDS encoding 2-oxoacid:acceptor oxidoreductase family protein — protein sequence MKSQLRFVGVGGQGVILAGEILSAAKIKAGGYGVKASTYTSQVRGGPTKVDIILDEKEILYPYANEGEIDFMLATAQISYDAFKSGVKDGGAIVVEPNLVKVSDEDKKRWKIYEIPIISIAKDEVGNVITQSVVALGVAVAMSKCMDENLVREEMLASVPEKVKEANAKAYELGLKYAKELLK from the coding sequence ATGAAGTCACAATTAAGATTTGTCGGCGTTGGTGGACAGGGCGTCATACTAGCAGGTGAGATCCTCTCAGCTGCCAAAATAAAGGCAGGCGGATACGGCGTCAAGGCTTCTACATACACGTCTCAGGTACGTGGCGGACCAACAAAGGTCGATATCATCCTTGATGAGAAGGAAATTTTATACCCTTATGCAAACGAGGGCGAGATAGACTTTATGCTTGCTACCGCGCAGATAAGCTACGATGCCTTTAAAAGCGGCGTAAAAGATGGCGGCGCGATCGTTGTTGAGCCAAATTTGGTAAAGGTGAGCGATGAAGACAAAAAGCGTTGGAAAATTTATGAAATTCCTATCATTTCTATCGCAAAAGACGAGGTCGGAAATGTTATCACTCAAAGCGTTGTGGCTCTTGGCGTGGCTGTGGCGATGAGCAAGTGTATGGATGAAAATTTAGTGCGTGAAGAGATGCTAGCAAGTGTGCCTGAGAAAGTCAAAGAGGCAAATGCCAAAGCTTATGAGCTAGGCCTAAAATACGCAAAAGAGCTTTTAAAATAA
- a CDS encoding FecCD family ABC transporter permease: protein MICATFAGALFSLGIGRYEISYAQIFEFIRSAILNEQPSDEQGYTVFTLIRLPRVLFAILVGAALASSGAVYQGLFKNHLVSPDILGVSSGAAVGASVAIILNFNYIGLQLSAFACGLFAVFAVVFISSVIAKGRLDLLVMVLTGIVISSLFGALSSLIKFLADSEDKLPEVTFWLMGSLVRSGGYKNLALLFCVVMICLVPLFMLRFKLNTLSFGEEEARAMGLNVKFYNIIIIIASTLLTATCVSFCGIVGWAGLVIPHIMRFVVGANFITLFPASLLGGGLFLLIVDTTSRSLMASEIPLGFITSLVGAPVFVYLLYKSKKGFA, encoded by the coding sequence ATTATTTGCGCTACTTTTGCTGGTGCTCTTTTTTCTCTAGGCATCGGACGCTACGAGATAAGTTACGCTCAAATTTTTGAGTTTATAAGATCAGCCATTTTAAACGAGCAGCCAAGCGACGAGCAAGGATATACGGTCTTTACGCTCATTCGCTTACCAAGGGTGCTTTTTGCCATTCTAGTTGGAGCAGCGCTTGCTAGCTCCGGAGCGGTCTATCAAGGTCTTTTTAAAAACCATCTAGTCTCGCCTGACATCCTTGGCGTCTCAAGTGGTGCAGCTGTGGGAGCGAGCGTGGCTATCATCTTAAATTTCAACTACATAGGCTTGCAGCTTAGCGCCTTTGCCTGCGGTCTTTTTGCTGTTTTTGCCGTTGTTTTTATAAGCAGCGTCATCGCAAAGGGTAGGCTAGATTTACTCGTGATGGTGCTAACTGGCATCGTCATCTCATCTCTTTTTGGAGCGCTTAGCTCGCTCATAAAATTTCTAGCTGACAGCGAAGATAAGCTGCCTGAAGTTACTTTTTGGCTGATGGGAAGCCTTGTAAGAAGTGGCGGATATAAAAATTTAGCTCTACTTTTTTGCGTAGTCATGATCTGCCTTGTGCCACTTTTCATGCTTCGCTTCAAGCTAAATACGCTTAGTTTTGGCGAAGAAGAGGCTAGGGCTATGGGGCTAAATGTCAAATTTTACAACATCATAATCATCATCGCCTCAACGCTTCTAACCGCTACTTGCGTCTCATTTTGCGGTATCGTGGGCTGGGCGGGGCTCGTCATCCCTCACATTATGCGCTTTGTCGTGGGAGCAAATTTCATCACGCTCTTTCCAGCTTCGCTGCTTGGCGGAGGGCTGTTTTTACTGATAGTTGATACCACTTCACGCAGCTTAATGGCAAGTGAGATCCCACTTGGCTTCATCACTTCGCTAGTTGGCGCGCCTGTTTTTGTCTATCTGCTCTATAAGAGCAAAAAGGGTTTTGCGTGA